One stretch of Vulpes lagopus strain Blue_001 chromosome X, ASM1834538v1, whole genome shotgun sequence DNA includes these proteins:
- the LOC121483333 gene encoding LOW QUALITY PROTEIN: proline-rich protein 32-like (The sequence of the model RefSeq protein was modified relative to this genomic sequence to represent the inferred CDS: deleted 1 base in 1 codon), giving the protein MACIENVLGGHAPSPSGVVANECGIREPHPDDVSLQCSSSMPKGDVEPWGHHRVLLRPPLNVLTDLGREQLERPSETAGACIPVDSSRAHKHPYGPPPAVAEESLATAEVNSSEGLAGWRLRGQDSINVSQEFSGSPPALMIGGARVSSGGTERGDNNARLYMALPRGQGFFPPRGPQIRAPPHIPTIRSGVMMELPLGNTRMASKERLAHVSFPQGGPRHPVENWPRSLPLSSSTPGLPSRPTAHCFISPRPPSFSPFLAMPIAFAPPPIFGPPLPSYFANFPSWGMPAPAPSNRENN; this is encoded by the exons ATGGCTTGTATTGAAAATGTCCTTGGTGGGCACGCCCCTTCACCCAGTGGAGTAGTTGCAAATGAGTGTGGGATCCGGGAGCCGCACCCCGACGACGTGTCTCTCCAGTGTTCCAGTTCCATGCCGAAAGGCGATGTGGAGCCTTGGGGCCACCATCGCGTCTTGCTGAGA CCCCCCCTCAATGTGCTGACTGACCTGGGGAGAGAGCAGCTGGAGCGCCCCTCTGAGACCGCAGGAGCCTGCATTCCTGTCGACAGTTCCAGAGCTCACAAACACCCCTATGGGCCACCACCTGCTGTTGCGGAAGAGTCCCTAGCAACAGCAGAAGTAAATAGCTCAGaggggctggcaggctggaggCTTAGGGGACAGGATTCTATTAATGTGTCCCAGGAATTCTCTGGCAGCCCTCCCGCACTGATGATAGGGGGGGCAAGGGTCAGCAGTGGGGGCACCGAGAGAGGTGACAATAATGCAAGGTTATACATGGCTTTGCCACGAGGTCAGGGGTTCTTTCCACCCAGGGGTCCACAAATAAGAGCCCCCCCACATATCCCCACAATTAGATCAGGGGTAATGATGGAGCTGCCTCTAGGAAATACAAGAATGGCTAGCAAGGAAAGGCTGGCTCATGTTTCTTTCCCACAGGGAGGCCCGCGGCACCCCGTGGAAAATTGGCCAAGGTCTCTCCCCTTGTCTTCCAGTACTCCCGGTTTACCTTCTCGTCCTACTGCTCATTGCTTTATATCTCCTCGACCTCCGAGTTTCAGTCCATTTCTTGCTATGCCTATTGCTTTTGCTCCACCCCCGATATTTGGTCCTCCGTTGCCTTCTTATTTTGCCAATTTTCCTTCCTGGGGTATGCCGGCTCCTGCGCCCTCAAACAGAGAGAACAACTGA